In one window of Streptomyces griseus subsp. griseus DNA:
- a CDS encoding ATP-binding protein, with product MGNLPVVTTSFVGRDSELDSIDRALRDHRLVTLSGSGGVGKSRLALQTAGRVRDRYADGVWWADLSHLDDDQLLTTTVCDGVGLLDHSPRRPVAALCEWLSDRRLLLVLDCCERVVDSCRQLVTELLAAAPGLTVLATSRQPLGAEGEHAVEVAPLSAGEAGDEAVRLFHDRAATVVPGLTFDSPADSAAVAEICRRLEGIPLAVELACAQLRERSAREITGRLASRLDALSDDTLWPRRHRALRTTIGWSHELCAPLERLLWARLSVFRGVIMAADAEAVCAGGPLGAEEIGPALESLAEQSVLRRTGDGYRMLDTLREYGAMWLAELAEDTLFTDRHARHFAQTAVQAHAGWLGPRQVEWYGRVAATHADLCAALEHLLAEDPERAMEMAGCAGLFWSCCGHLHQARSYLERVLALPLSAGPHRTRALWALGITLTLQGDHEAARRVGKECEEAARLGQDAEGVLSAAHSMSFTYLMMGRPQTAHLVSDHALRLHPGDPADAPSQMRCRVIRLFALSALGRLDEAYEEATRLQRISLRFGEHWARAYADHQLALIHLLQGRPRDAESHARTMLASKHELHDSLGIALGLDLLAGAIAAQGDGVAAARTSGTGHTYWRIIGHPHRGTPELGAIREQWELQARQAAGNTAYERAYRRASADDAERGLAHALERQLPS from the coding sequence ATGGGCAACCTCCCTGTCGTGACGACCAGCTTCGTCGGCCGCGACAGCGAACTGGACAGCATCGACCGGGCGCTTCGGGACCACCGGCTGGTCACGCTCAGCGGGAGCGGCGGCGTCGGCAAGAGCCGCCTGGCCCTGCAGACCGCCGGACGCGTCCGGGACCGGTACGCGGACGGCGTGTGGTGGGCCGACCTCTCCCATCTCGACGACGACCAGCTGCTCACCACGACGGTCTGCGACGGCGTCGGGCTGCTGGACCACAGCCCTCGCCGGCCGGTGGCCGCGCTCTGCGAATGGCTCTCCGACCGCCGGCTGCTGCTCGTCCTCGACTGCTGCGAGCGGGTGGTCGACTCCTGCCGTCAGCTCGTCACCGAACTGCTCGCCGCCGCGCCGGGGCTGACGGTCCTGGCCACCAGCCGGCAGCCGCTCGGAGCGGAGGGTGAGCACGCCGTGGAGGTGGCCCCGCTCTCGGCGGGTGAGGCCGGGGACGAGGCCGTCCGGCTCTTCCACGACCGCGCCGCCACCGTCGTCCCCGGCCTGACGTTCGACTCCCCCGCCGACAGCGCCGCCGTGGCCGAGATCTGCCGCCGCCTCGAAGGGATACCGCTCGCCGTCGAACTGGCTTGTGCCCAGCTCCGCGAGCGCAGTGCGCGGGAGATCACCGGGCGGCTGGCCTCCCGGCTGGACGCCCTCAGCGACGACACGCTCTGGCCCCGCCGTCACCGCGCCCTGCGCACCACGATCGGCTGGAGCCACGAGCTCTGCGCCCCGCTGGAGCGGCTGTTGTGGGCGCGGCTCTCCGTCTTCCGGGGCGTCATCATGGCGGCCGACGCCGAAGCGGTCTGTGCGGGCGGGCCGTTGGGCGCCGAGGAGATCGGCCCCGCGCTGGAGAGTCTCGCCGAGCAGTCCGTGCTCCGGCGGACCGGGGACGGCTACCGGATGCTGGACACACTGCGCGAGTACGGGGCGATGTGGCTCGCGGAGCTGGCGGAGGACACGCTCTTCACCGACCGGCACGCCCGGCACTTCGCGCAGACGGCCGTGCAGGCGCACGCGGGCTGGCTGGGGCCCCGGCAGGTCGAGTGGTACGGCAGGGTCGCCGCCACGCACGCGGATCTCTGCGCGGCCCTGGAGCATCTGCTCGCCGAGGACCCCGAGCGGGCGATGGAGATGGCCGGGTGCGCCGGTCTCTTCTGGAGCTGCTGCGGCCATCTGCACCAGGCCCGGTCCTATCTGGAGCGGGTGCTGGCGCTGCCCCTCTCGGCCGGTCCGCACCGCACCCGTGCGCTCTGGGCCCTCGGCATCACGCTGACCCTCCAGGGGGACCATGAGGCGGCCCGCCGGGTCGGCAAGGAGTGCGAGGAGGCGGCCCGCCTCGGGCAGGACGCCGAGGGGGTCCTCTCGGCGGCTCACTCCATGAGCTTCACCTATCTGATGATGGGCCGTCCGCAGACCGCGCACCTGGTCAGCGACCATGCCCTGCGCCTCCACCCCGGGGACCCCGCCGACGCCCCCTCCCAGATGCGCTGCCGCGTGATACGGCTCTTCGCCCTGTCCGCGCTCGGCCGCCTGGACGAGGCGTACGAGGAGGCCACCCGGCTCCAGCGGATAAGCCTGCGCTTCGGTGAGCACTGGGCGCGGGCGTACGCCGATCACCAGCTGGCCCTGATCCATCTGCTGCAGGGCCGCCCCCGCGACGCCGAGAGCCATGCCCGCACGATGCTCGCGAGCAAGCACGAGCTCCACGACAGCCTGGGCATCGCCCTCGGCCTCGACCTGCTCGCCGGTGCCATCGCCGCGCAGGGGGACGGCGTCGCGGCGGCCCGCACCTCCGGCACCGGCCACACGTACTGGCGGATCATCGGCCACCCCCACCGGGGCACCCCCGAACTCGGCGCGATCCGCGAGCAGTGGGAGCTCCAGGCCCGGCAGGCGGCGGGGAACACGGCGTACGAACGGGCCTATCGCCGGGCCTCGGCCGACGACGCCGAGCGTGGTCTGGCCCATGCCCTGGAGCGCCAACTGCCCTCCTGA
- a CDS encoding serine hydrolase domain-containing protein yields the protein MTGPAQAGGDGPHGPVDRELQRGLQALVDTPGGPPGAIAVLTAGGRSEVYRAGTAEVGTGRRPQTTDHMRIASVAKAFSGAVALHLADRGRLSLDDTLGRWLPRLPAAWHRVTVGQLLNHTSGLPDYTESPTFIAEFAADPRRPFDSRKLLRYVAGEPLRFRPGSAYRYSNSDNIAVALVAEAATGTRYEQLLAETVYRPLGLRATSLPQGYRLPAPYLHGYAVDPPNPPEDLSTAIGASGVWASGGIVSTPGELGAFIRAWAGGRDLSPAVRRRQLTFVAGSSEPAGPGRNEAGPALFAYRTRCGTVYGHTGNFPGYTQLAAATKDGRRSLTVSLTSQVNSATNPRLLATLRALQEDFVCRLLERQKPHGA from the coding sequence ATGACCGGCCCCGCCCAGGCCGGCGGTGACGGGCCGCACGGGCCGGTCGACCGCGAGTTGCAGCGCGGGCTCCAGGCGCTCGTCGACACCCCGGGCGGGCCGCCCGGGGCCATCGCCGTACTGACGGCCGGTGGCCGCAGCGAGGTGTACCGGGCCGGTACGGCCGAGGTCGGCACCGGGCGGCGACCGCAGACCACGGACCATATGCGGATCGCCAGTGTGGCGAAGGCCTTCAGCGGCGCGGTCGCGCTGCATCTGGCCGACCGGGGGCGCCTCTCACTGGACGACACGCTCGGCCGGTGGCTCCCCCGGCTCCCTGCGGCTTGGCACCGGGTCACCGTCGGCCAGCTCCTCAACCACACCAGCGGGCTGCCGGACTACACCGAGTCCCCCACGTTCATCGCCGAGTTCGCCGCCGATCCGCGCCGCCCCTTCGACTCGCGCAAGCTGCTGCGGTACGTCGCCGGGGAACCGCTGCGGTTCCGGCCGGGTTCGGCGTACCGCTACTCCAACTCCGACAACATCGCCGTCGCCCTCGTCGCCGAGGCCGCGACGGGCACCCGCTACGAGCAGTTGCTGGCGGAGACCGTGTACCGGCCGCTGGGGCTGCGCGCCACCTCGCTCCCCCAGGGGTACCGGCTGCCCGCGCCGTATCTGCACGGGTACGCCGTGGACCCGCCGAATCCGCCGGAGGACCTCTCGACCGCGATCGGCGCCTCCGGGGTGTGGGCGTCGGGCGGCATCGTCTCCACGCCCGGGGAGCTGGGCGCCTTCATCCGCGCCTGGGCCGGCGGCCGGGATCTGAGTCCGGCGGTCCGCCGCCGGCAGCTGACGTTCGTGGCGGGCAGCTCCGAGCCGGCGGGCCCCGGGCGCAACGAAGCCGGGCCCGCCCTCTTCGCGTACCGGACGCGGTGCGGGACGGTGTACGGCCACACCGGCAACTTCCCCGGCTACACCCAGCTGGCGGCCGCCACCAAGGACGGCAGGCGGTCGCTGACCGTCTCGCTGACGTCGCAGGTCAACAGCGCGACGAACCCCCGGCTGCTGGCCACCCTCCGCGCCCTTCAGGAGGACTTCGTCTGCCGGCTGCTGGAGCGGCAGAAGCCGCACGGGGCGTAG
- a CDS encoding PepSY domain-containing protein produces MRLEPRRNNRLSLRSRNLKATGAAACVAAAALLLTACGQSSDSATSAATEAAKVLPQKTTASPSATAKLTEDQQERKNVLDATKVTFDDAATTAVGEVAGGKLVDLDLEGVDDDDRDQSPSPTGSATGSASPTGSPSPTGSPTATGSPSASPGADAPVWIAEVAEKDGTVHTVRINAVDGKVIEARVDADQDDEDKKQTAEWLSQATQTPEQAAKVATEKKKGTITSVSLDDNDGKGVIWSVDVVGSDWKKTTFDVDAKNDTIVREETDND; encoded by the coding sequence CCCGCAACCTCAAGGCGACCGGTGCCGCCGCCTGCGTGGCGGCCGCCGCTCTCCTGTTGACGGCATGTGGTCAGAGCTCGGACAGTGCGACGTCCGCGGCCACCGAAGCCGCGAAGGTCCTCCCGCAGAAGACGACGGCGTCCCCGTCCGCCACCGCGAAGCTGACCGAGGACCAGCAGGAACGCAAGAACGTCCTGGACGCCACCAAGGTCACCTTCGACGATGCCGCGACGACCGCGGTCGGTGAAGTGGCCGGCGGCAAGCTCGTCGATCTGGACCTGGAGGGTGTGGACGACGACGACCGCGACCAGAGCCCCAGCCCGACCGGCAGCGCCACGGGCAGCGCCAGCCCCACGGGTAGCCCGAGCCCGACCGGCAGCCCCACCGCGACCGGTTCGCCGAGCGCGAGCCCGGGGGCCGACGCCCCCGTCTGGATCGCGGAGGTCGCCGAGAAGGACGGCACGGTCCACACCGTCCGGATCAACGCGGTCGACGGCAAGGTGATCGAGGCCCGCGTCGACGCGGACCAGGACGACGAGGACAAGAAGCAGACGGCCGAGTGGCTCTCCCAGGCCACGCAGACGCCCGAGCAGGCGGCGAAGGTCGCCACCGAGAAGAAGAAGGGCACCATCACCTCCGTCAGCCTGGACGACAACGACGGCAAGGGTGTGATCTGGTCGGTCGACGTGGTCGGCTCCGACTGGAAGAAGACCACGTTCGACGTGGACGCCAAGAACGACACCATCGTCCGCGAGGAGACCGACAACGACTGA